A window of the Constrictibacter sp. MBR-5 genome harbors these coding sequences:
- a CDS encoding DUF350 domain-containing protein: protein MFVPTSDYLGTLPFFALFFAAACLLLAVFALIYTFVTPFNELRLIRAGNSAAAISFSGAMIGFAIPLAGVIENSVSIADMLVWGVVALVIQLLAFLVARLLLPELVRQIEGAEVGPAIVVGAFSIVIGILNAACVTY, encoded by the coding sequence TTGTTCGTCCCCACCTCCGACTATCTCGGCACGCTTCCCTTCTTCGCGCTCTTCTTCGCGGCCGCCTGCCTGCTGCTCGCCGTGTTCGCGCTGATCTACACCTTCGTGACGCCGTTCAACGAGCTCCGGCTGATCCGTGCCGGCAACAGCGCCGCCGCGATCAGCTTCTCCGGTGCGATGATCGGCTTCGCCATTCCGCTCGCCGGGGTGATCGAGAACAGCGTCAGCATCGCGGACATGCTGGTGTGGGGCGTCGTGGCCCTGGTCATCCAGCTTCTCGCCTTCCTCGTTGCGCGCCTGCTGCTGCCGGAACTCGTCCGGCAGATCGAAGGCGCGGAGGTGGGCCCGGCCATCGTCGTCGGCGCCTTCTCCATCGTCATCGGAATCCTCAACGCCGCCTGCGTGACCTACTGA